From Nicotiana tabacum cultivar K326 chromosome 22, ASM71507v2, whole genome shotgun sequence, one genomic window encodes:
- the LOC107800981 gene encoding B-box zinc finger protein 32, with protein sequence MKEVLSSKLCELCNDRAALFCTSDSAFLCFHCDAKVHQANFLVARHLRLILCSHCNSPTKNRFSPCSHSLNSSALCSSCSSNFSAHDSDLHSLSSSSSYSSSSSSSSTCVSSTHSCATTQKNINFSDRKLVDSSKSSNDSSGEVINSAVACPKYEARSRNVKLRDPRAASGVFMHWCTKLGMCGEEGAVVLQTACGALGICLGRFRALPLRVGLAASLWLGLRSSAGDRSKSTRQRLKRLEEISGVPAKLILASELKLRQIVKANKQRQRQGMEESWGESSA encoded by the coding sequence ATGAAAGAAGTTTTGTCCTCTAAACTCTGTGAGCTTTGCAATGACCGAGCCGCTCTGTTTTGTACCTCTGATTCAGCTTTTCTCTGTTTCCATTGTGATGCCAAGGTTCATCAGGCTAACTTCCTTGTAGCTCGCCATCTTCGTCTTATTCTTTGCTCCCATTGCAACTCCCCAACAAAAAATCGTTTCTCCCCGTGTTCTCATAGTCTTAACTCCTCTGCTCTTTGTTCCTCCTGCTCCAGCAATTTCTCTGCTCATGACTCCGATCTCCATTCtctttcctcctcctcctcctactcctcctcctcctcctcctcgtcTACTTGTGTATCCAGCACGCATTCCTGCGCTACTACTCAAAAGAACATAAATTTCTCCGATCGAAAGTTGGTGGATTCCTCGAAATCCTCAAACGATTCTTCCGGCGAAGTGATCAATTCTGCTGTGGCGTGCCCTAAATATGAAGCGCGATCCAGAAATGTGAAATTGAGAGATCCGAGGGCGGCGAGTGGCGTGTTCATGCATTGGTGCACGAAGCTTGGAATGTGCGGTGAGGAAGGTGCAGTAGTACTGCAGACGGCGTGTGGTGCATTGGGGATTTGCTTGGGTCGATTTAGGGCTTTGCCTTTGCGGGTAGGCCTGGCGGCGTCTTTGTGGCTCGGTTTGAGAAGTAGTGCTGGCGACAGATCGAAATCCACGCGTCAACGTTTGAAGAGATTGGAGGAGATCTCGGGTGTGCCAGCAAAGCTAATATTAGCCTCCGAATTGAAGCTGCGACAAATCGTGAAAGCTAACAAGCAACGACAACGTCAAGGAATGGAGGAAAGCTGGGGTGAATCTTCGGCTTGA